CACGAAGATCAGCCCCACGGCGACCCCGAGCAGCGCGACGAGGTAGAGCGCGCCGCCGATCGTCGAGGGGTAGCGCCGCTCCAGGGGCTGCTCCGGCGGCGGGACCGGCAGCCCGGCAGGTACGTCGTCCACGATCAGTCCAGCGACCTCTCCGCGATGTCGACGATGTTGCTCAGCAGCATCGCGCGGGTCATCGGGCCGACGCCCCTGGGGTTCGGCGACACCCAGCCCGCGACCTCCCAGACGTCGGGGTGGACGTCGCCGGCGATCTTGCCGTCGACCCGCGAGACGCCCACGTCGAGGACGGCGGCACCCGGCTTGACCATGTCGGCGGTGATGATCCCGGGGACCCCGGCGGCGGCCACCACGACGTCGGCCTGTCGGACGTGAGCAGCCAGGTCGCGGGTCCCGGTGTGGCAGAGGGTGACGGTGGCGTTCTCGCTGCGCCGCGTCAGCAGCAGACCCAGCGGCCGGCCGACCGTGAGGCCGCGGCCGACGACGACTACCTCCGCGCCGGCGATCTCGACCCCGTGACGTCGCAGCAGCTCGATCGCGCCCACCGGGGTGCACGGCAGCGGGCCGGTCTCGCCGAGGACCAGCTTGCCGAGGTTGAAGGGGTGCAGACCGTCGACGTCCTTGGCAGGGTCGACCCGCGACAGCAGGGCGAACTCGTCGAGCCCCGTGGGTTGCTGCACGAGGAAGCCGGTGCACGCGGGATCGGCGTTGAGCTCGTCGATCACCGCCTCGACCTCGGCCTGGGTCGCGGTGGCGGGCAGGTCGCGCCGGATCGAGGTGATGCCGATCGCGGCGCAGTCCTTGTGCTTGGCACCGACGTACCAGTGGGAGCCGGGGTCGTCGCCCACGAGCACGGTGCCGAGGCCGGGGACGACGCCCCGGTCGCGGAGCGCGGCCACCCGGGCGGTCAGCTCCTCCTTGATCGTGGCGAGCGTGGCGGCTCCGTCGAGCGTCTGGGCAGTCACGTGTCGGATCCTCTCGTGGCGCTCAGTGCGCAAAGTGTCGGGTGCCGGTGAAGTACATCGTCACGCCGGCAGCCTCGCAGGCCTTGACCGTCAGCTCGTCACGGACCGAGCCGCCGGGCTGGACGATGGCGCGGACGCCGGCGTCGAGGAGGATCTGCGGACCGTCCTCGAACGGGAAGAACGCGTCGGACGCGGCGACCGAGCCGGCGGCCCGCTCCCCCGCCCGCTCGACGGCGAGCCGGCAGGAGTCCACACGGTTGACCTGGCCCATGCCGATGCCGACGGAGGCCCCGTCGTGGGCCAGCAGGATGGCGTTGGACTTCACCGACCGGCAGGCGCGCCAGGCGAAGGCGAGGTCGGCGAGCACCCCGGCCGGGGCCGCCTCGCCCGTGGCGAGGGTCCAGGTCGACGGGTCGTCGCCCCCGCTGTCGACCACGGCGTCCACGTGGTCGACCTGCTGCACGAGCAGACCGCCGCTCACCTGGCGGAACTCCGAGGGAGCCGGCTCCTCGTCGGCCGCGCAGACCAGGATCCGGATGTTCTTCTTCCCCTGCAGCACCTCGACCGCGCCCTCGTCGTAGCCCGGCGCCACGATCACCTCGGTGAACACCTCGGCCACCTGCTGCGCCATCTCGACCGAGACCGGGCGGTTGACCGCGATCACGCCGCCGAAGGCCGAGACGGGGTCGCACTCGTGGGCGCGCCGATGGGCCTCGGCCACGTCGGCGCCGACCGCGATCCCGCACGGGTTGGCGTGCTTGATGATCGCGACGGCCGGCTCGTCGAAGCCCAGCGCGGCGCGGCGCGCCGCGTCGGTGTCGACGTAGTTGTTGTAGGACATCTCCTTGCCGTGGAGCTGCCGCGCGCTGGCGAGGCCGGTCGAGCCGTCGCTGAACAGCGCCGCCTGCTGGTGGGGGTTCTCGCCGTAGCGCAGCACCGCCGTGCGTTCGTACGTCGCGCCCACCCAGGTCGGGAAGCAGCTGTCCTCGTCGGCCTCGGCGAGCTCCTGCGTCATCCAGCCGGCCACGGCGACGTCGTACGCGGCGGTGTGCTGGAACGCCTCGGCCGCCAGCGTGCGCCGCTGGGCAAGGGTGAATCCGCCGGCGGCGACCGCCTCGCGGACGGCGTCGTAGTGGTCGGGCGAGGTGACGATCGCGACGGAGGGGTGGTTCTTGGCGGCGGCGCGGACCATCGAGGGGCCACCGATGTCGATCTGCTCGACGCACTCGTCGGGCGTCGCACCCGACGCGACGGTCTGCGTGAAGGGGTAGAGGTTGGAGACCACGAGGTCGAACGGCTCGACGCCGAGCTCCTCGAGCTGGGAGACGTGGGAGTCCAGGCGCCGGTCGGCGAGGATGCCGGCGTGGACCCGCGGGTGCAGCGTCTTGACCCGCCCGTCGAGGCACTCCGGGAAGCCGGTGAGCTCCTCGACCCGCGTGACCGGGAGGCCGAGTCCCTCGATCAGTGCCGCCGAGCCACCGGTGGAGACCAGCTCGACGCCGGCGTCGTGGAGGCCACGTGCGAGGTCCTCCAGCCCGGCCTTGTCGTAGACGGACACCAGGGCCCGTCGGATCGGGATGCGCGCTTCCTGCTCGTGCTGGGACACGGGACGACTCCTCCTGCGGTTCGGAGCTGAGCACCCAGGCGGACGATGCTCATCGCGGTCACTCCCCGGTGGTTGCCCACCTGCGCCAGTCGTGTGCCCTCAGCCTATCCGGACGTGCCGCCCGGTGACCGACCAGCCCTCGCGGGCCATCCGGCCGATGCTGTCGACGAGCATCGACCGCTCGACGACCTTGATCCGCTCGTGCAGCGACGCCGGGGTGTCGTCGTCGGCCACCGGCACCGTCGCCTGGGCGACGATCGGCCCGGTGTCGACCCCGTCGTCGACGACGAAGAGGGTCGCGCCGGTGACCTTGACGCCGTACGCCAGCGCGTCCGCGGCCCCCTGGGTCCCGGGGAAGGCGGGGCAGAGCGCCGGGTGCGTGTTGACCATCGGGAACCGCTCGAGCAGCGGCGGCCCGACCAGCTTCATGAAGCCGGCCGACACCACGAGGTCCGGTTCGTACGCCGCCACGGCCTCGAGCAGGGCCCCGTCCCAGTCGGCGCGAGACTCGTGGTCGCGCACCCGGCAGACGAAGGTCGGGACCCCGGCGCGCTGCGCGCGAGCGAGGCCCTCGATGCCGTCGCGGTCGGCACCCACCGCGACCACCTCGGCGCCGTAGGCGGGGTCGGCGCAGGCGTCGAGCAGGGCCTGGAGGTTGGTGCCGGTGCCGGAGACGAGGACGACGAGGCGCACGGCCGCAACTCTAGGGGGTGTCTTCCGTCAGCCGGGCTGGACGACCGCGGTGCCGGCGCGGTGCCGGCGACGGGCGAGCCCGGTGGCGACGACCCCACCGACCAGCCCGCCGATGCCGAAGGAGGTGACGGCGTGGACGAGCACGTCGAGGGCCAGGGGCGCCACGTCGGTCATCCGGCCGGGGCCGACCGCTCCGCCGGCGAGCAGGGCTAGCCCCCCGAGCAGCAGTCCGGCGGCGACACCACCCGCACAGCCCCGCAGCGCGCCCTGCTC
This genomic interval from Nocardioides euryhalodurans contains the following:
- the purH gene encoding bifunctional phosphoribosylaminoimidazolecarboxamide formyltransferase/IMP cyclohydrolase, with translation MSQHEQEARIPIRRALVSVYDKAGLEDLARGLHDAGVELVSTGGSAALIEGLGLPVTRVEELTGFPECLDGRVKTLHPRVHAGILADRRLDSHVSQLEELGVEPFDLVVSNLYPFTQTVASGATPDECVEQIDIGGPSMVRAAAKNHPSVAIVTSPDHYDAVREAVAAGGFTLAQRRTLAAEAFQHTAAYDVAVAGWMTQELAEADEDSCFPTWVGATYERTAVLRYGENPHQQAALFSDGSTGLASARQLHGKEMSYNNYVDTDAARRAALGFDEPAVAIIKHANPCGIAVGADVAEAHRRAHECDPVSAFGGVIAVNRPVSVEMAQQVAEVFTEVIVAPGYDEGAVEVLQGKKNIRILVCAADEEPAPSEFRQVSGGLLVQQVDHVDAVVDSGGDDPSTWTLATGEAAPAGVLADLAFAWRACRSVKSNAILLAHDGASVGIGMGQVNRVDSCRLAVERAGERAAGSVAASDAFFPFEDGPQILLDAGVRAIVQPGGSVRDELTVKACEAAGVTMYFTGTRHFAH
- the purN gene encoding phosphoribosylglycinamide formyltransferase; this encodes MRLVVLVSGTGTNLQALLDACADPAYGAEVVAVGADRDGIEGLARAQRAGVPTFVCRVRDHESRADWDGALLEAVAAYEPDLVVSAGFMKLVGPPLLERFPMVNTHPALCPAFPGTQGAADALAYGVKVTGATLFVVDDGVDTGPIVAQATVPVADDDTPASLHERIKVVERSMLVDSIGRMAREGWSVTGRHVRIG
- a CDS encoding bifunctional methylenetetrahydrofolate dehydrogenase/methenyltetrahydrofolate cyclohydrolase gives rise to the protein MTAQTLDGAATLATIKEELTARVAALRDRGVVPGLGTVLVGDDPGSHWYVGAKHKDCAAIGITSIRRDLPATATQAEVEAVIDELNADPACTGFLVQQPTGLDEFALLSRVDPAKDVDGLHPFNLGKLVLGETGPLPCTPVGAIELLRRHGVEIAGAEVVVVGRGLTVGRPLGLLLTRRSENATVTLCHTGTRDLAAHVRQADVVVAAAGVPGIITADMVKPGAAVLDVGVSRVDGKIAGDVHPDVWEVAGWVSPNPRGVGPMTRAMLLSNIVDIAERSLD